A stretch of the Lactuca sativa cultivar Salinas chromosome 9, Lsat_Salinas_v11, whole genome shotgun sequence genome encodes the following:
- the LOC111900196 gene encoding putative ATP synthase protein YMF19, which produces MENAAAPSKPPPNNKVHESNEDGTAIDISSAPTFGLDENTNDESTQFFWSCLFLFTFYIAICNDGDGLLGISRILKLRNQLLSHRTNNIRSKEPNSLEDILRKGFSTGLSYMYSSLFEVSQWCKAVDLLGKRRKITLISCLAEDLIKEVKELKTELQQTLQT; this is translated from the exons ATGGAAAATGCTGCTGCTCCTTCAAAGCCTCCTCCAAACAACAAAGTTCATGAGTCAAATGAAGATGGCACTGCCATTGACATCAGTTCTGCTCCAACCTTTGGCTTAGATGAAAACACCAACGATGAA TCCACACAATTCTTCTGGTCATGCCTTTTCCTCTTTACTTTCTATATTGCCATATGCAATGATGGAGATGGACTACTTGGGATCAGCAGAATTCTAAAACTACGTAACCAACTGCTTTCACACCGTACGAACAACATCCGGAGCAAGGAGCCCAACAGTTTGGAAGATATCTTAAGAAAAGGTTTTAGCACCGGTCTATCCTATATGTACTCCAGTTTATTCGAAGTCTCCCAATGGTGTAAGGCCGTCGACTTATTGGGAAAAAGGAGGAAGATCACTTTGATCTCTTGTTTGGCAGAAGATCTCATCAAAGAAGTGAAAGAGCTAAAAACCGAACTCCAACAAACCCTACAAACTTAA
- the LOC111900195 gene encoding dormancy-associated protein homolog 3 isoform X2, translating into MSLLNKLWDDTIAGPPPDKGLGKLRKQSNLSFRSLNSDKESETAGNTAVEYPSMKVTRSIMIVKPERTLSDTPPASPAGSTPPEARRSGFGGNQHQMLLRRQVELEAGALVLPTSSEI; encoded by the exons ATGAGCTTACTCAACAAGCTCTGGGACGACACCATCGCTGGCCCTCCACCGGATAAAGGACTTGGAAAGCTGCGAAAACAATCTAATCTAAGTTTCCGATCGTTGAACTCAGACAAGG AATCGGAAACGGCGGGGAATACAGCAGTGGAGTATCCTTCGATGAAAGTAACACGGAGTATCATGATCGTAAAACCTGAGAGAACTCTGAGCGATACACCGCCGGCCTCTCCTGCCGGATCTACACCTCCG GAAGCGAGGCGTTCAGGTTTCGGAGGAAATCAGCATCAGATGCTTTTGAGAAGGCAAGTGGAATTGGAAGCAGGAGCCCTCGTCCTCCCTACGAGCTCTGAGATTTGA
- the LOC111900195 gene encoding dormancy-associated protein homolog 3 isoform X1 has product MSLLNKLWDDTIAGPPPDKGLGKLRKQSNLSFRSLNSDKESETAGNTAVEYPSMKVTRSIMIVKPERTLSDTPPASPAGSTPPVSPFAGSEAFRFRRKSASDAFEKASGIGSRSPRPPYEL; this is encoded by the exons ATGAGCTTACTCAACAAGCTCTGGGACGACACCATCGCTGGCCCTCCACCGGATAAAGGACTTGGAAAGCTGCGAAAACAATCTAATCTAAGTTTCCGATCGTTGAACTCAGACAAGG AATCGGAAACGGCGGGGAATACAGCAGTGGAGTATCCTTCGATGAAAGTAACACGGAGTATCATGATCGTAAAACCTGAGAGAACTCTGAGCGATACACCGCCGGCCTCTCCTGCCGGATCTACACCTCCGGTATCTCCTTTTGCCG GAAGCGAGGCGTTCAGGTTTCGGAGGAAATCAGCATCAGATGCTTTTGAGAAGGCAAGTGGAATTGGAAGCAGGAGCCCTCGTCCTCCCTACGAGCTCTGA
- the LOC111900195 gene encoding dormancy-associated protein homolog 3 isoform X3, protein MSLLNKLWDDTIAGPPPDKGLGKLRKQSNLSFRSLNSDKESETAGNTAVEYPSMKVTRSIMIVKPERTLSDTPPASPAGSTPPVSPFAGKLKRGVQVSEEISIRCF, encoded by the exons ATGAGCTTACTCAACAAGCTCTGGGACGACACCATCGCTGGCCCTCCACCGGATAAAGGACTTGGAAAGCTGCGAAAACAATCTAATCTAAGTTTCCGATCGTTGAACTCAGACAAGG AATCGGAAACGGCGGGGAATACAGCAGTGGAGTATCCTTCGATGAAAGTAACACGGAGTATCATGATCGTAAAACCTGAGAGAACTCTGAGCGATACACCGCCGGCCTCTCCTGCCGGATCTACACCTCCGGTATCTCCTTTTGCCGGTAAGCT GAAGCGAGGCGTTCAGGTTTCGGAGGAAATCAGCATCAGATGCTTTTGA